The sequence CAATGAAGTAATTATTTGCTGTGAAAGAGACAAACATTGAATAACTGAACAAAGATGGTGCAATATCTTTGTTTTTTATGAGGCTCCTGAGAATAAAACCAACTGAAACATTTCAATTCACTTGAATGAGAAACGTGTTTAATTAAAAGAGCCCAAGAAGACACTGGTATGAAAGGTAAAATCTCAGAGGTTGGTCAGTTAATGTGGCACACTTGCTGGTCACTTTGTAAAATGTAGATTTGAAGTACAGTGGTGAAAACATTAAATgtgacatttgaaaaagaagtgGTGTTATCTTTATTTCCTGTCTGATCTCCCACCTTTATTTAAGAATAAGTTGTTACAATCCTGATTAAGTACTGTCTAAAAGATTACAAGTAAAAAGACTTCATAACATCTTGTTTTGGgcatggttttgatttttacatacatacacgtatacatatatatatgcatatttgtgcacatatatatgacttcttcaataaaaattttattctttaagtTTGATCCTAGATAAAGGCAAACCTTGCTGATTAAATCAAAACAAGCAATTGACTTGCACTTTATTGGGAGGTTGAAAGACATCCAGTCCAGTATGGATTTTACTTCATTTGCAAAgtgcatgttatttttttcagcacgAACgctttcactgttttctctAGTCCCAACGCAAAGAACCCAACATGCAGTGGCACTGCAGAATATGCCTGAAAATGTTCATGTTTTGTGGGTGTGACCTTTTTACAGATTGAACTATAAACTGTATGAACCTTTTTTAAACAAGCCGAACTATATAGTTCAAGCCTCAGGACCTCACAAGAAATAAACTGATAAGCCTCCTTAGCATGTGCTCTCTTCCCAGGGCTGGCACGGAGATTGTGGCTCATGTACATGCCTTGTCTGCAAACCTCTTCTTAAAAGTCTCCCTGCTATTACGGGCTAAATTTTTAACCTGTTTTAGAACTAGTGATGGTGGTGTCATTCATTATTGATTCACGGTTGTCTATTCTGAACTAGCTGCCATGAATTCACTGCCGTTTTTACTTAGTCTGCTCGCTAGATTCTCCTTCAGCGCGAGGCTGCAGCGCAGACGGCGGCTCACTTGCTGGGTCCTCTCATTTTGACACACCGTCTGTCAGGATGCGAGCACGCAGTGACACAATGGCAAAGCCCACTTTGTGCATCAGTGTATTTTTTGGAGCTCATTGCTGGAGGTCCGTGGGTTAATCTCGTTGGTAAacataaaaagaataaaatgtcttttggaCGTTTACCTTTCAGAGTGTCTTCATACGAATGTGGGCGAGGCACTGTGCAGAACGAGTAACTAAACCGGGCACAAACGTGTAACAAAAATTGTGtgtgcaaatatatatatataaaaaatgatTATGGTAATATTTTCTGTAGCCTCAACTGCATTTTACATGTTTAATGTAAATCAATTACAATGAAAGTGAGACCTCAGGAGCTGTCAAAGCCGACAAAGACAGTTCCATTTCTAAAGCGAACGCACATGTGTATGCACCCAGAGTGATCTAAGCGTGAGGTCATCCAGGGAGCTGCTTTCTTGCCCAATGAGGTTTAAATCGAGCTTGCAGTTTTCAGAGTTgcattttaatcagttttaagCTTTGTTGATATCAATGTCAAACGAATTACAGATTCTAATCCTAAGTTTTAAGCTCTCTAAATATAGCTTCTGCATCTCCTTTTATTACTCGTGCCTTGAGAAGAGTACAGAAGTAGCGAGTGCAAAGAATAACTGCAAAACTATTCACAAATTGTCAAAGGAACATCCAAGTAGTAGGCGGCCTACTCTCTTTGCGTGTACATCTTGAAGGTGATGCAAAGGAGCTAAACGAGATCAGCTGTGGAAAAGTAAATTGCTAAAATCCATTTCCCCATGTATGGTGAAATAGCATTGACGGATTCAAATCAATTAATTTATGAAAGTTACGAAgtgcttttctccttcagccAATTTGTTAGCAGCATATTTGGGACTTTACTGTTTGACCTGCTGGGAGTGTATGAATGCTCACCTGATTGGACTGACGGTTTTAATATTTACTGGGTAGCAACTTTTCTAATCATCTTTTATACCCTTTATTTGTTTTAGTAACGGAGTATCGTGAGATCCTTGGACTGTTTGTtctttgtaactttttaaaattcttctgtcAAGTATAACTTGATAGGAAATTCTGTTCACTGTACTTCTGTAATCCTGCTCAGGTATGGTTACTTTAAAACTGTTTGTGACATTGCTAAATGGGGGAAACTGGAATCCAAGCAGATAATTGATACATAATCTGCGTGTACACCTTGGACAACTTCTGTGCTCAATAAAGGATGGAATCAGACCCACTGAATTACCTGGTTATGCTGTAACGTGATGCGGTGACAGAGCGCTGTCGGCCGGGGCAGACTCGGCAGCGGAAGGCACGGTAGTACCGGGAAAGCATCCGCGTGTCCTCCAGCTGGGTCCGGGATGCAGAGTTCAGAGAACGGCGCCGTGGAGCCGTAGAGGGCCGCTCTGCAGAGGACGGGCCAGGACCGGCGGCGGAGGTGGCAGTTCACGTCGGGGCTGCCGGCCCTGGCCGAGGCGTGGCAGCTGCGGCAGAGCACGGTAAcggcggggggggcagggggcggcccggccttcctcctcctcctcctcctcctcctcctctccgcCCCCCCCGCTGTGGTGGCTCTCGCAGCCGCCCTGcagcgcgggggcggggcccggTTGTGGGCGGGGCCCGGTTGTGGGCGGGGCCCGGTTGTGGGCGGGGCCCGGTTGTGGGCGGGGCCGCGAGGCGCGGCCGGGCGCGGCGATGGCGGCGGCGCCGCGATGGCGGGAGCGGCTCTTCGCCCTGTACTTCCTCTCGCACATCCCCGTCACGCTGCTGGTGGATCTGCCGGCGCTGCTGCCCGCCGGGCTGCCCCCGCGGGGCGTGagtggggccggggccggggggccgggACGTTGGGGGGAAGCGCGTTTACGCGCGGGTTTAATGGAGCCTCTGGCGTGTTCTGCAAAATCTGGTCCGTAGAGAcataagggggggggggggggggggggggagagagaaaaaaaggctgtaaaTTTCCTACAATGAAATAGTATTTACAGATAAGTCaatgcctgctgcctgcagggcgGCTTACATCTTTAGTCGGGTCATTCATTTGGGCAGGAGAATACGTGCAGTGGCTGATGGGCACGTtcagccctggggctggtgttACTTTCTTTTCAATGTGAAACGCAGATGTGCGCGCACGGCGCCTTTCAGTTGCACGCCCAGGGGCACGCACAAGTCCCTGGTGAAGGGATGGTGGGGATGTGgccgagcccccagccctgcagggattTAAAAGCCCTAAAAGCAGGCGCGGTGCTTTAGAGACCTGGTTAGCGCAGGGTTAGCAGGACTGGGTGctcttaagggtcttttccagcctcaaCAATTCTGTGGTAATTTCCCCAGCGTGGTATGTTGTGCGTTTTGCAGGGAAAGTAAAGTGGCACAATAAATATCATTTCTGTAAGAATGtacctgctgccctgcctgtcctgtACTGCGTTAACGCCCGAAGATCCTGGCAGCGCCGAGCGTGCTGCCACGTGCCCCCAGATGTGGCTGTCATAGCCTCAGTCACTCCGTGATCGTGATTTTTGCTCGTACTCCTGCCAAAGATGCAAAAGAGAATTGTTACCGCTGTAGAAGCGGGTATGCTAGTGACAAAATCTATTAGTAAAAGTCTCTGGTTTGCTGCGTTTTGAGTATGTCCTGGTTTCACCATAGTTAAAccacaaaaagaataaaattatagaATAAACATCATAAGGtcagttaaaataaattggATAGAAGATAATCAATTAAACTCTCATCATCGGGGTGAGATCAGCCATAACCTCTTGTACGAGCTTTACAATtagtgaattttatttttgccattaGAATTGCCTGTACAATTACTCCATTATAGAAACCACCTTTAATTAATAGTTAACTAGCAAATCTCAATCTATATCTCTCCGTTCAAAGTCCACCTTAAAGCCGTGCTGGAACTTACATGTCTGTCATGGAAACTAATTGCAACTCACTAGGCCCAAGTTCTTACATCAGGCTGTTCACCTGCAGCCAGGAGTGCTGTGATCCAGCTGTAGTAACCTTAAAATTGCCTCTAGTGCAAATTTACTATGTATTTCATGGAACATGTTCATCACTTGAAAGAGGTCAGAAATGCAGTCCCTATCGAAACTAAACGGCAGTGTGAAGCCTTGTGTAGCAAGGTGACATCACTTCGTTTTCCCTCTGCAGTGATGGCTTCATTCACCACCAGATGAGGGTCACAATTtagggcagcggggctggggaaggggctgcagcacaagtctgatgaggagctgggggtgtttagtctggagagggGGAGGCTTGGGGGGACCTTAgggctctctacagctgcctgagaggaggctgtagtCAGGTGGGAgttggtctcttctcctagATAACTAGCGACAGGGCAAAAGGGAGCAGCTTCGGGCTGCGCCAGGGGAGGCTCAGCCTGGGTGTCTGGAAAAATGTCTCCACCGCCAGGGTGGTCGAGCGCTGGGACGGGCTgcccggggagctgctggggtcaCCATGCGGGAGGCATTTGGAAAACACGCGGATGCGGCGCTtggggacatgggttagtgatGGGCTCGGCAGTGCTGGGGCAACGGCTGGGCTCGATGGgctcaaaggtcttttccaacctaaacgattctgtgattctgtgtttttTGCCCTGTTGCAGTTGTTATTCAGTGTATTAACCtgttgttttgttcctttttttaagcTGACAGAGTTACTACAGTGGTACGCAACCACCTTTAGAGACCCCAtgatgctccagccccctgagtGGTTTAAGGCGTTTATGTATTGCGAAATCTTCTTACAAATGCCCTTCTTCCCTGTTGCAGTATACGCCTTCTTAAAAGGTTGGTATAAGACAAGTGTAAGAATATGTCCTGCGCAACTTTTTGtgtgacatttgctttctgtaCAGCGGAGAAAGTTTATCGGTCCGTCTGAAGCAGCGATAGGGACGTACCCTGTGGAGGGCCGTGCTATTCTCATGGCAAGTTTTATCTGAGAAAGTAGCATAGAATGAGGCCCATCAGAGAAAACCCCTGACTGTTGGCCCTCGTCAACTGCAGTTGTTTGTGTGTAACCAACATCAGCACTTGATGCCTGGCACACTTCCAAGGGAGATAAAA comes from Falco naumanni isolate bFalNau1 chromosome 1, bFalNau1.pat, whole genome shotgun sequence and encodes:
- the TMEM97 gene encoding sigma intracellular receptor 2 produces the protein MAAAPRWRERLFALYFLSHIPVTLLVDLPALLPAGLPPRGLTELLQWYATTFRDPMMLQPPEWFKAFMYCEIFLQMPFFPVAVYAFLKGSCKWIRTPAVIYSTHVATTLLAILAHILFHDFSKSEHLGPQTQRERLILLSIYVPYLLIPLLILFTMLYNPHYNHVEKRKRK